A part of Primulina eburnea isolate SZY01 chromosome 10, ASM2296580v1, whole genome shotgun sequence genomic DNA contains:
- the LOC140842744 gene encoding uncharacterized protein produces the protein MSGGTPIGGGYMRRRHSQGYTSSGDDLEDDACSRPIYQSPTSRSRRWVEIMENLLWISSVIFIMYYGDRRSNFIYLLWHDDRIKRIPLYVGLIGVGLNVLFFFYTCIIARGLRKSTEKWDASSTPALPFITVIGILSFCLFCFALWPIWSFLTLPLVFTLFMAFMVILPYVFLGTLKKQIDSFRTD, from the exons ATGTCTGGTGGAACACCGATTGGGGGTGGATACATGAGACGAAGGCATAGTCAAGGTTATACATCAAGTGGTGATGATCTTGAGGATGATGCATGTTCAAGGCCAATTTATCAATCGCCTACGTCGAGAAGTCGTAGATGGGTTGAaatcatggagaatttactgtgGATTTCCTCTGTGATTTTCATCATGTATTATGGGGATAGAAGGTCCAATTTCATATACCTCTTGTGGCACGATGACCGAATCAAAAG GATACCACTGTATGTGGGACTGATAGGTGTTGGATTGAatgttctttttttcttttacaCGTGCATTATAGCTCGGGGACTCCGAAAGTCTACTGAAAAGTGGGACGCTTCAAGCACACCTGCCCTACCTTTTATTACCGTGATTGGGATTCTATCCTTCTGCTT GTTCTGTTTTGCTTTATGGCCAATCTGGAGTTTTTTGACATTGCCTCTTGTG TTCACTCTATTCATGGCATTCATGGTGATTCTGCCATACGTATTCCTGGGCACATTAAAGAAACAAATTGATTCGTTTCGGACAGACTGA
- the LOC140842745 gene encoding mediator of RNA polymerase II transcription subunit 17-like produces the protein MDGDLKVSLDKLPIKRLDAIEENGFERFPPDVGYDEKRVNLIRRIDFAWVVEREDPSKKQKKEGATSGKDITTTNQQSWQWQSLVENLQLAHQELSVIIDLINTVEANDSVTVAGMTRPKQLPNEHLSDLAVSTTTKLQSFRHLGKYFKQSATALEEQVAREARFYGALIRLQQNWKVKRHRMAAAASGKEVFYIDLSDSSLYDLASAFRPSSMSTILVEHDAAGMLAVKLPQNPCRSLHFEFLGFSSAYHGRNYNMTKLQTLPENSAKETRRKHANDDECVKGIHSILRDVHRAMYDEQVFDLVNREACGPSLAANLTGIRENYLCLRIDQEASASISLVISDQVHQTAGASNKNSPDEAMDEALGSFDGLNFGAGTEKAKISGIPNRVGFEIYLRQIFHEYVFVKSKNAATSSFGTRSASQSVKDNSNILGHFCMSIAHRIFSNKVLSVLENLVCRTPYIHLISHPTWHSRSSTWTLSMKIPPSILQSRSQFQLSCSGNMKNVRSQFWTKVVVIDDSIKVEGEGAPNVVGLFKGKTDRFCAVNRYNCDLADLPIILLQQIASHIIQWLHEEALLVGIKVDRDFLSLAFELEHGEIVSLLAHVDPDNIDGCISWWLIMDDGPTEEHKLHSDVSNGESESRKFLGYLSLEVLYSTLLDFLNLCSC, from the exons ATGGACGGAGATCTTAAAGTCTCTCTTGATAAACTCCCAATAAAACGCTTGGATGCTATAGAGGAAAATGGCTTTGAACGCTTTCCACC TGATGTGGGTTATGATGAGAAGAGAGTAAACTTGATAAGGAGAATTGATTTTGCTTGGGTGGTGGAGAGAGAAGATCCCAGTAAGAAGCAGAAGAAGGAAGGAGCGACTTCTGGAAAGGATATTACAACCACCAATCAGCAATCATGGCAATGGCAGAGCTTAGTCGAGAATCTACAGCTTGCTCACCAAGAGCTCTCCGTTATCATTGATCTCATTAATACG GTAGAGGCAAATGATTCTGTAACAGTAGCTGGCATGACAAGGCCAAAGCAGTTGCCTAATGAGCATCTCTCTGACCTCGCTGTGTCTACAACAACCAAGCTACAAAGTTTTCGG CATCTTGGAAAATATTTCAAGCAATCTGCCACAGCATTGGAAGAGCAGGTGGCCAGAGAAGCTAGATTCTATGGTGCCCTTATTAG ATTGCAACAAAATTGGAAAGTTAAACGACACCGCATGGCAGCTGCTGCCTCTGGAAAGGAGGTCTTCTACATTGATTTATCAGATAGTTCATTATATGATTTGGCTTCTGCTTTTCGTCCATCTTCTATGTCTACAATTCTTGTTGAGCATGATGCGGCTGGAATGCTTGCCGTAAAGTTGCCTCAAAATCCATGCCGCTCTCTTCATTTCGAGTTTCTTGGTTTTAGTTCTGCTTATCATGGGAGAAACTATAACATGACAAAACTACAGACCTTGCCTGAGAATTCTGCCAAAGAAACTAGAAGAAAACATGCGAATGATGATGAATGTGTGAAGGGAATACATTCCATTCTACGTGACGTACATAGGGCGATGTATGATGAGCAG GTGTTTGATCTGGTAAATCGCGAAGCATGTGGTCCATCATTAGCTGCCAATTTGACTGGTATAAGAGAAAACTACTTGTGCCTTCGTATTGATCAAGAAGCATCTGCCTCCATTTCACTTGTAATATCAGATCAAGTTCATCAAACTGCCGGTGCATCAAACAAAAACTCACCTGATGAAGCTATGGATGAAGCTTTGGGATCATTTGATGGGCTAAATTTTGGAGCAGGGACAGAGAAAGCGAAGATATCAGGGATACCTAACCGAGTTGGTTTTGAGATTTATTTGAGACAAATATTTCATGAATATGTGTTCGTCAAATCAAAAAATGCAGCTACATCTTCATTTGGAACTCGAAGTGCCAGTCAATCAGTAAAGGATAACTCAAACATTCTTGGCCATTTCTGCATGTCTATTGCTCACAGAATCTTCTCAAATAAAGTTTTATCAGTGCTCGAAAATCTG GTTTGCAGGACACCATATATTCACTTGATTTCTCATCCCACTTGGCACTCTCGTTCATCTACCTGGACACTCTCGATGAAAATTCCTCCATCCATTCTTCAATCTCGAAGCCAATTTCAGTTATCCTGTTCTGGCAACATGAAGAATGTAAGATCTCAGTTTTGGACCAAGGTAGTGGTGATTGATGATTCCATCAAGGTAGAAGGGGAAGGTGCCCCAAATGTGGTGGGTCTTTTCAAAGGGAAGACCGACAGGTTTTGTGCTGTTAATCGATACAATTGTGACTTGGCAGATCTTCCTATAATACTCCTTCAGCAG ATCGCCAGCCATATTATACAGTGGCTGCATGAGGAGGCCCTTCTTGTTGGTATTAAAGTGGACAGAGATTTTTTATCCCTTGCATTCGAGCTGGAGCATGGTGAAATAGTTAGTCTTTTGGCTCATGTAGACCCTGATAATATTGATGGATGCATCTCTTGGTGGTTGATAATGGATGATGGACCCACCGAAGAACACAAACTTCACTCAGACGTATCGAACGGCGAATCTGAGAGTAGGAAATTCTTGGGGTACTTGTCTCTTGAAGTTTTATACTCAACATTGTTGGACTTTTTAAACTTGTGCAGCTGTTGA